The Lytechinus pictus isolate F3 Inbred chromosome 10, Lp3.0, whole genome shotgun sequence genome includes a window with the following:
- the LOC129269078 gene encoding alpha-L-fucosidase-like codes for MGFLLILTCLTLPLLCSCQYQPNWDSIDSRPLPSWYDDAKFGIFMHWGVYSVPSFFSEWFWDRWQGSPPFPEVVNFMKQNFRPGFTYPDFGSMFTAEFFNPNTWADILEASGANYVVLTSKHHEGFTNWPSNVSWNWNAMDLGPKRDLVGELAAAVRNKTKIHFGLYFSLFEWFHPLYLQDKANGFKTRLYRDQVAMPQLMDIVNSYHPEVVWSDGGIGPDSYWNSTEFLAWLYNESPVKDTVVVNDRWYLGCSCKHGGYYTCSDRYDPGKLQNHKWENCMTVDTKSWGYVRTTPLKDIFDIHGLITKLVRTVSCGGNLLLNIGPTHDGRIVPIFEERLRQMGSWLKVNGEGIYSSVPWRLQNDTVNPDVWYTTTKRADNVYAFLLKWPANNTVYLDGPYAKTNTEVTLLGYPQALKWQIGPKLHGMDIMLPFLNPSTTPCKWAWVLKLKNII; via the exons ATGGGGTTTCTTCTTATCCTAACATGTCTGACACTTCCCCTTCTATGTTCCTGTCAGTATCAGCCAAACTGGGATTCTATTGACTCGAGACCTCTCCCTTCTTG GTATGATGATGCCAAGTTTGGAATCTTTATGCACTGGGGTGTTTACTCTGTTCCAAGTTTCTTCAGTGAGTGGTTTTGGGACCGATGGCAAGGATCTCCTCCCTTCCCAGAAGTTGTGAACTTCATGAAACAGAACTTTCGGCCAGGTTTCACATATCCCGACTTTGGATCTATGTTCACAGCAGAGTTCTTCAACCCCAACACTTGGGCCGACATCCTGGAAGCATCTGGAGCCAA TTATGTTGTCTTGACAAGCAAGCATCATGAGGGTTTCACAAACTGGCCTTCGAATGTTTCTTGGAACTGGAATGCAATGGATCTTGGTCCTAAAAGGGACCTGGTTG GTGAATTGGCAGCAGCTGTGCGGAATAAAACCAAGATTCATTTCGGCTTGTACTTCTCGCTCTTTGAATGGTTCCACCCGCTTTATTTGCAGGACAAAGCAAATGGCTTCAAGACAAGATTGTACCGAGAT caAGTTGCAATGCCGCAACTGATGGATATTGTGAATAGCTATCACCCTGAGGTGGTCTGGTCAGACGGAGGTATTGGTCCAGATTCCTACTGGAACAGCACAGAATTCTTGGCATGGCTCTACAATGAAAG TCCTGTTAAGGATACCGTCGTTGTGAATGACCGTTGGTATCTTGGTTGTTCATGCAAACATGGCGGATACTATACCTGTAGTGACAGATACGATCCTG gGAAACTGCAAAACCACAAGTGGGAGAATTGCATGACAGTGGACACAAAATCATGGGGATACGTACGAACAACTCCGCTGAAAGACATCTTCGACATTCATGGGCTGATCACAAAGCTTGTCAGAACAGTCAG CTGTGGGGGCAACCTTCTCCTCAACATCGGGCCGACCCACGATGGGCGCATCGTGCCTATCTTTGAGGAGCGTCTTCGTCAGATGGGGTCGTGGTTAAAGGTCAACGGCGAGGGCATCTATTCCTCTGTTCCATGGAGGTTGCAGAACGACACAGTGAATCCTGATGTCTG GTACACCACTACCAAGAGAGCAGATAATGTCTATGCTTTCCTACTGAAATGGCCGGCAAACAACACGGTGTACCTCGACGGCCCTTATGCCAAGACCAACACCGAAGTCACCTTGTTAGGGTATCCTCAAGCGCTCAAATGGCAAATAGGACCCAAGCTGCATGGGATGGACATAATGCTTCCATTCCTGAATCCCTCTACAACTCCATGTAAGTGGGCCTGGGTGTTGAAGCTGAAGAACATCATCTAA